A stretch of Candidatus Latescibacter sp. DNA encodes these proteins:
- a CDS encoding arabinose ABC transporter substrate-binding protein: MASLKNWVLLFTVAILVSGSAVFILYGCGGKKTEKIRIGFMVKQPEEKWFQEEWKFAQKCADKYGFDLIRIGALDGEKVLAGIDNLASQGAQGFVICTPEVRLGPAIMAKANSLRMKVFAVDDQLVGADGKFMEVPYMGLAARTIGEMVGKALFDEFNKRGWKIEETAAAAITHEELNTLKERTEGSTTALVKAGFPAEKIYRSNEKTTDVPGSFDAANTLLAQHREVKRWLVFSVNDEGVLGAVRALENQGFKADRVIGIGIGGGAAMAEFEKGEMTGFYATCLISPLRHGFETTEYLYKWIKDGVEPPKDTRTTGFIITRENYKQVMKEQGLLDEGTAKQ; the protein is encoded by the coding sequence ATGGCTTCACTTAAGAATTGGGTTTTATTGTTCACAGTGGCTATTCTGGTGTCAGGGTCGGCCGTATTTATCCTTTACGGGTGCGGCGGGAAAAAAACGGAGAAAATCCGTATCGGGTTTATGGTTAAACAGCCGGAGGAAAAGTGGTTCCAGGAAGAATGGAAATTCGCCCAGAAATGCGCCGATAAGTATGGATTCGATCTCATCAGAATAGGCGCCCTTGACGGTGAAAAGGTTCTCGCGGGCATCGACAACCTGGCTTCCCAGGGAGCACAGGGATTCGTGATCTGCACACCGGAAGTCCGCCTGGGGCCGGCCATCATGGCCAAAGCCAATTCACTCAGGATGAAAGTGTTCGCTGTTGATGACCAGCTTGTGGGCGCGGACGGCAAGTTCATGGAAGTGCCATACATGGGTCTGGCTGCTCGAACTATCGGCGAAATGGTAGGAAAAGCTCTTTTTGACGAGTTCAATAAGCGTGGGTGGAAAATCGAGGAAACCGCTGCGGCGGCCATCACTCACGAGGAATTGAACACGCTTAAAGAGCGCACGGAAGGCTCGACCACCGCCCTGGTCAAGGCCGGCTTCCCCGCGGAGAAGATATACCGCTCCAACGAGAAAACAACCGATGTGCCCGGCTCGTTCGATGCGGCCAATACCCTTCTGGCCCAGCACCGCGAAGTGAAACGCTGGCTGGTTTTTTCGGTGAATGACGAGGGCGTTCTCGGCGCGGTCCGCGCTCTCGAAAACCAGGGTTTCAAGGCGGACAGGGTCATCGGAATCGGAATCGGCGGAGGCGCCGCCATGGCCGAGTTTGAAAAGGGCGAAATGACCGGTTTTTACGCCACCTGCCTGATCAGTCCGCTCCGTCACGGATTCGAGACCACGGAATACCTCTACAAGTGGATCAAGGATGGGGTGGAGCCGCCCAAAGACACACGCACGACCGGGTTCATCATTACCCGCGAAAATTACAAACAGGTGATGAAAGAGCAGGGACTGCTCGACGAAGGAACTGCAAAACAATGA
- a CDS encoding uroporphyrinogen decarboxylase family protein, translating into MTNFEHFKKTLNWEKVDRILTYDVMDNREILVRYGGLDLTRSYAFEELVEVNARALSNIGLFVTRNIYDPFNHWMGAKIRNWIRFFGVNPDKWEVRQAGETAWIARRPFSTLKELEKNLPRMPVYEEIRDWYRPTLRYIQDVFDRYDLVFIGGLEGPICDAYTYTDTELFCTALYDAPELISHIMDCTGMFSAHIARVFAENTRVPLLFMGEDIAGKTGPIFSPAFIREQGLPRWRWITAPLRENGIKFLFHTDGRYGELLPLILRELDADGLNPIERNGCNDIFEIRREYPDKLLFGNVCCARTLPYGSLADVEDETLEIIERIGPQGGILIGSSSEVHDLVPPENAVKMYATVNEYGTFPIDLDRIRARRAELAIDKRA; encoded by the coding sequence ATGACAAACTTCGAACACTTCAAGAAAACCCTGAACTGGGAAAAGGTAGATCGGATACTCACCTATGATGTCATGGATAACCGCGAGATACTTGTGAGGTACGGCGGCCTTGACCTGACCCGGAGCTATGCCTTCGAGGAGCTGGTTGAGGTTAACGCCCGGGCGCTCAGTAATATTGGCCTCTTTGTAACCCGCAACATCTACGATCCGTTCAATCACTGGATGGGCGCCAAAATCCGCAACTGGATACGGTTCTTCGGTGTGAATCCCGATAAGTGGGAAGTCCGCCAGGCCGGTGAGACCGCCTGGATAGCCCGCCGTCCTTTTTCCACTCTGAAAGAGCTTGAAAAGAACCTGCCCCGAATGCCGGTTTACGAGGAAATCCGAGACTGGTACCGGCCGACCCTCCGGTATATCCAGGATGTGTTCGACCGTTACGACCTGGTTTTCATCGGGGGGTTGGAAGGCCCGATCTGCGATGCGTATACCTACACCGACACAGAGCTTTTCTGCACCGCTCTCTATGACGCCCCGGAGCTGATCTCCCACATCATGGACTGCACCGGGATGTTTTCAGCCCATATCGCGCGGGTTTTCGCTGAGAACACCCGTGTTCCCCTCCTGTTCATGGGGGAGGACATCGCCGGGAAAACCGGCCCCATTTTCAGCCCCGCGTTCATCCGCGAGCAGGGCCTTCCCCGCTGGCGCTGGATCACCGCCCCGCTCCGTGAAAATGGCATCAAATTCCTTTTCCATACCGACGGCAGATACGGCGAGCTGCTGCCGCTGATTCTCCGTGAGCTTGACGCCGACGGCCTCAATCCGATAGAGCGGAACGGCTGCAACGACATCTTCGAGATACGGCGGGAGTACCCTGACAAGCTTCTCTTCGGGAATGTGTGCTGCGCACGCACTCTTCCCTATGGTTCCCTTGCCGATGTGGAGGATGAGACGCTGGAGATCATCGAAAGGATCGGGCCCCAGGGAGGCATCCTGATCGGGTCTTCGAGCGAGGTGCATGACCTGGTTCCCCCGGAAAATGCTGTGAAGATGTACGCAACGGTCAATGAGTACGGGACATTTCCCATTGACCTCGACCGTATCCGGGCCAGACGGGCAGAACTGGCAATAGACAAAAGAGCCTGA